The Argentina anserina chromosome 5, drPotAnse1.1, whole genome shotgun sequence genome includes the window GGTGATATGTGAGATGTAGGCAGATAACTAATTTGGTAATGGAGCTGTAATTGTGATTCTCATCCCCACTGCCAATTGCCTCCCACTATTGATATGTTGAAACCCATAAAATCTGACGGTAAAACTTGAGAGCAGTCCTTCGGCTCGTAACAATTTGAGAACAGAGGCAAGAAATATGACATTGCCGACTTACATTTCTGGCACGAACCTAGTTCTCCTTAACCTGAAGTCCAATTACTACTACCAACCCAGCACAACCAAAATAAGCAGAATTGAGGCAAGCAAAACAGGattatttgaaatttaattGAGAATTGTATTCATTGAAAAGCAACAATTTCAACTCACCTCAATGAAACCATTTTATTCTAACAATAATCTCTACTTTCCCCCACTCTTCATGTGGGACCTACGTCGCCGGAAGATTTTAGAAAACGAAAAACGTCACTAATTGTTTCCATACAACCACTTCTCCGAATTGCTGGTGTAGCTAACCAACTCATTAGGTTTGAACCACAGGTTGATTTCATCTTTGGCAGTCTCCGGACCATCACTACCGTGAATGATATTTCTGATGGCAAAAGAATTACACAATTAGAGTGTTGCATTCAATCACTTGGTGAAGGAATGAGCAATCAGAATGTATGTGgattcaataatgaaaaagATAACTTCTATATAGTTCAAGCTATTACCTtccaacaacaacagctaGATCACCTCTAATAGTTCCTGGTTCTGACTTTTGTGGGTCTGTAGCTCCAATGAGTTTCCGGCCATACTTGATTACACCTTCTCCTTCCCAGACCTGTAAGAGTTGCAAAAAAAGAGCAAGTCAGGATGAAAGAAAGTAGTCAAATTAAGAATAAATGAGTTCAgaccaaaagaaaatatgaatttttgTTGTACTAACCATTGCAATAACAGGACCAGAGCTAAGGAAGTCGCAAAGGCCATTAAAGAATGGTCTTTCAGATAGATCATGATAATGCTTCTGTGCGAAATCTTTTGAAGGAACAACTACTTTAATGCCTACAAGTTTAAATCCCTTCCTCTCAAATCGAGCTATGATTTCTGAAATCTGGAATCAAAAACTACAAGGCTTAGTACAAAAACATAAGTGGCAAATATAGAATATGCTTCAGGGGATGAACACAAGTGGGGAACTTACCAGTCCTCTTTGAACTCCATCAGGCTTAATAGCAATGAAGGTGCGCTCAAACTGATTAAGGAACAAAAGCATTATAAGAGCAAAGAAGATATAAGATTAAAATTAATAGTAAAAAATGGAACAAACCATTCAAAGTACCTCGGCAGCATGAACCTCCTGGTCCAGGAGCATGTAAGCTAGAGATAAATAAGAAAAGGAAACAATAACATGTTAGGACTAAAGCTATGAAATCAAtgcaaaaataataaaatataagaaaatttgaaattaaaatgtttggagtaattattatgtgttAGCATGAAGAAATTACATCTTAATCTTCACGTCCCCTTTACTCTTCACAAAATAAAATGCTCATGTAGTAACACAACAATCTCTTTCTACAAATCTGAGACTATAAGACCATGTTTCTATTTACAAAAACACATTCAGTACAAAAAGTAGCATGTCCTCCTATCTTAGGAGTTGGGAGCACAGATATAATTACCCGGTCTTGGTTTCCAGGTAACAATGCAGGAAGAACTGTTCTCTTAGAAGTCTAGAACATTGCAAGAAACTCAAGTATTGAAACCATTTTAACAACACTAGCAGAGATTAAAACGAGTTGAAACACAAAGAgataaaagaaatgaaaaaggaaaatgaCAATTGTATTATATACCTGCAGCAGGAACAGCAAGGGCTGCTGAAATCCAAGATGCATTTTCAGAACCAGCTCTTCCAAAATTTGAAGCAAAAGCAGGCACCTTTCCACGTAAAGTTACAGCTGCAGCAGTCGCTACAGCTTGTCCTTCTGCAAAGAAGGAAATATAGTAACcaattagaaaccttgaactGCAATTTACACGTTTCCACACCAATCCGTACAACCATAATGGAAAGGGGACAACAGATTTCAAATATATGTGATCAATCAAAATGACGAGtaacaaatatataatcaCTAATTACTTTACTTTCGTACCAAGAAAAAAGACCTTACTTTACTTTAGTACTCCCTGTCACTCCTCAAATATGATCATGAAAATTAACTTAGATAAATCTAAAACCGAATGTTTCACTGTTCAGATCtaattacataaaaaaaaactccctCGTGAATATTTAAAATCAAGAGTTATAGCATTTTCAATCTCAGATGGTCCGGCTTGTGATCAATTTCATAGTGGATCCCACACCAGTCAAGTCCACggccaaaattgaaaacctTGCACATCGAAAATCCCCAAAAACAATGATGGCATGAAAAAGCCCCTCTATTTTGAATAGACACAAAGCAATTTTTCTGGAAAGCGATCCATCGAAAAGTAAAAGCTAACACAAATCTAGTAATCTTTCACGGTAAAAACTCGTAGCTTACAACACCAAATCATATGCAAAATCATTTCACTCTCAATAAAAACAAACAGATTTCAACTCCACAGATCGGCGATCAAGCTCCAAACTTATTGGAATCACTAAAATTTCAGAGAAAGCTAATAATTCCAATCGTCAGAAAACAAAACGAATATGATCGCAACACAGCCAACGACGTGAGAATGATCAGAGTGCAAACACAAAATGGATAAGAGGATGGGGAAATGGGAAACTGACCGGAGAAGAAGAAGCGAGAGGTGGTCTTGGGGGCAGAGAGGAAGGACCTGGCAGCTCTGGAAGCGGATCTGAAAAGTTGAGAGCTCATTTTCAGAAGATGAATAGGGCCTCAGTGAGCG containing:
- the LOC126796351 gene encoding nucleoside diphosphate kinase 3-like codes for the protein MSSQLFRSASRAARSFLSAPKTTSRFFFSEGQAVATAAAVTLRGKVPAFASNFGRAGSENASWISAALAVPAAAYMLLDQEVHAAEFERTFIAIKPDGVQRGLISEIIARFERKGFKLVGIKVVVPSKDFAQKHYHDLSERPFFNGLCDFLSSGPVIAMVWEGEGVIKYGRKLIGATDPQKSEPGTIRGDLAVVVGRNIIHGSDGPETAKDEINLWFKPNELVSYTSNSEKWLYGNN